The genomic segment TATCATGAAGTTCGCTGCACTGGTTGTAGTGGGTGACGGCAATGGCACCGTTGGATTCGGCATCGGCAAGTCCGGTGAAGTTCCGGATGCAATCCGCAAGGGCATTGAGGACGCAAAGAAGAATCTGGTGAAGATCGCGCTGAAGGGTACTACCATTCCCCACGAGATCATCGGTGCATTCGGCGCTGGCCGCGTACTGATGAAGCCCGCTGCTCCCGGTACCGGTGTGATCGCCGGCGGTCCGGTTCGTGCGGTCATTGAAGTTGCAGGCATCAAGGACATCCGTACAAAGTCCCTGCGCTCCAACAACCCCTGCAACGTGGT from the Ruminococcus champanellensis 18P13 = JCM 17042 genome contains:
- the rpsE gene encoding 30S ribosomal protein S5; the encoded protein is MAMIDASAMELTEKVVAINRVSKTVKGGRIMKFAALVVVGDGNGTVGFGIGKSGEVPDAIRKGIEDAKKNLVKIALKGTTIPHEIIGAFGAGRVLMKPAAPGTGVIAGGPVRAVIEVAGIKDIRTKSLRSNNPCNVVRATINGLASCTTAKEVAEKRGKSVKEILG